The proteins below come from a single Myxocyprinus asiaticus isolate MX2 ecotype Aquarium Trade chromosome 28, UBuf_Myxa_2, whole genome shotgun sequence genomic window:
- the sac3d1 gene encoding SAC3 domain-containing protein 1 — MTGTAMNSAWPHSRRGRGHRHKEQGRLNRDRAAEQKAEDSVPHGICMTMCPAYELRQREAQNRLHRFEMVADTERDRIPRADVSRAVKEYSRPAAGKDSTRSSDLRPPSVLLKTVCYLVDAVAASSIFQPWTEVYSFVFDRLRSVRQDMIIQRVSGPECVAVLEKSVRFLLYASYRLCGQPLQHYDPRINDTHLQESLSWLLECYKEGKHQHQEEFQALNLLYNLGSFHATQHALELPERIRSSPAVQLALAVSRAYTERNSVRLLRLSQKLDFMQVCALHRHLLTSRRDLLLVFSHGYSSRNCRYPLQRLARLLFLKDTLAAELCQVHGVNVSGEWVNFSKSSFTEAPSGDPQCRQMHEPVDDEHWNCSAGSGIHDCA, encoded by the exons ATGACCGGAACTGCCATGAATAGCGC GTGGCCTCATTCTAGGAGGGGCAGAGGACACAGGCATAAGGAGCAGGGTCGACTGAACAGGGACAGGGCAGCTGAGCAGAAAGCCGAAGACTCAGTGCCCCATGGCATCTGTATGACAATGTGCCCTGCCTACGAGTTACGCCAGCGAGAGGCACAGAATAGACTGCACCGATTTGAGATGGTGGCCGACACAGAGCGTGATCGCATACCGCGTGCTGATGTCTCGCGTGCTGTCAAAGAATACTCGCGGCCTGCTGCAGGAAAAGACTCCACGCGATCCAGTGACCTTCGGCCACCATCCGTGCTTTTAAAAACTGTGTGTTATCTAGTCGATGCTGTTGCAGCTTCCTCTATATTTCAGCCATGGACTGAG GTCTACAGCTTTGTGTTTGACCGTCTGCGTAGCGTTCGACAGGACATGATTATCCAGCGTGTGTCTGGGCCGGAATGTGTAGCCGTGCTGGAGAAAAGTGTGCGTTTCCTCCTCTATGCCTCCTACAGGCTCTGTGGACAGCCACTTCAGCACTACGACCCACGTATCAATGACACTCACTTGCAGGAAAGCTTGAGCTGGCTGCTGGAGTGCTACAAAGAGGGAAAGCACCAGCATCAAGAGGAGTTCCAGGCCCTGAATCTGCTGTATAACCTGG GTTCATTTCATGCAACGCAACATGCACTTGAGCTGCCAGAGCGAATACGTAGCTCTCCGGCTGTTCAGCTGGCTTTGGCAGTGAGCAGGGCATATACGGAGCGCAACTCAGTTCGGCTCCTCCGTCTATCTCAGAAACTGGACTTCATGCAGGTCTGTGCCCTTCACAGACACCTACTTACCAGCAGGAGAGACCTGCTCCTGGTCTTCAGCCATGGATACAGCAGCCGAAACTGCCGCTACCCTCTTCAGAGACTGGCACGCCTACTTTTTCTTAAAGATACACTGGCTGCTGAACTTTGCCAGGTGCATGGTGTTAACGTCAGTGGGGAGTGGGTGAACTTCTCTAAGAGCTCTTTTACTGAAGCTCCGTCTGGGGATCCGCAGTGCAGGCAGATGCATGAGCCAGTGGATGACGAGCACTGGAACTGTTCAGCTGGCAGCGGCATTCATGACTGTGCCTGA
- the LOC127419290 gene encoding MRG/MORF4L-binding protein-like isoform X3, which translates to MGEAEIVPSEEKQAETGICTAEESIVWSQEVEVCLFHAMLGHKPVGVNRHFHMICIRDKFSQNIGRQVSSKVIWDHLSTMYDMQALHESEILPFPNSEKSFVLPEEIIQDVKEGKVGSEDDVKEEFKEESDPPATHEEGLGPSTACQDFARQQFLREELRARERERAGREGGLR; encoded by the exons ATGGGGGAAGCGGAGATTGTGCCATCCGAAGAGAAACAAGCAGAAACGGGCATCTGTACCGCCGAAGAATCAATAGTATGGAGTCAAGAAGTAGAAGTGTGTCTTTTTCACGCCATGCTGGGCCACAAACCTGTAG GAGTGAATCGTCATTTCCACATGATCTGTATTCGTGATAAGTTCAGTCAGAACATCGGCAGGCAGGTGTCATCTAAAGTCATCTGGGATCACCTCAGCACCATGTATGACATGCAAGCGCTG CACGAATCAGAAATACTCCCTTTTCCAAACTCTGAAAAGAGCTTTGTGCTGCCTGAAGAGATCATACAAGATGTCAAAGAAG GTAAAGTGGGATCTGAGGATGATGTGAAAGAGGAATTCAAAGAAGAGAGTGACCCTCCTGCTACCCATGAAGAAG GTCTGGGTCCCAGTACGGCTTGCCAGGATTTTGCGAG GCAGCAATTCCTCCGTGAAGAGCTGCGGgcgcgagaaagagagagagcgggCAGAGAGGGGGGGCTCAGGTGA
- the LOC127419290 gene encoding MRG/MORF4L-binding protein-like isoform X2 gives MGEAEIVPSEEKQAETGICTAEESIVWSQEVEVCLFHAMLGHKPVGVNRHFHMICIRDKFSQNIGRQVSSKVIWDHLSTMYDMQALHESEILPFPNSEKSFVLPEEIIQDVKEGKVGSEDDVKEEFKEESDPPATHEEGSNSSVKSCGREKERERAERGGSGETGTGSKEAAGEKRKRNRAVEKVMNSSNPSSPGGAKRRRT, from the exons ATGGGGGAAGCGGAGATTGTGCCATCCGAAGAGAAACAAGCAGAAACGGGCATCTGTACCGCCGAAGAATCAATAGTATGGAGTCAAGAAGTAGAAGTGTGTCTTTTTCACGCCATGCTGGGCCACAAACCTGTAG GAGTGAATCGTCATTTCCACATGATCTGTATTCGTGATAAGTTCAGTCAGAACATCGGCAGGCAGGTGTCATCTAAAGTCATCTGGGATCACCTCAGCACCATGTATGACATGCAAGCGCTG CACGAATCAGAAATACTCCCTTTTCCAAACTCTGAAAAGAGCTTTGTGCTGCCTGAAGAGATCATACAAGATGTCAAAGAAG GTAAAGTGGGATCTGAGGATGATGTGAAAGAGGAATTCAAAGAAGAGAGTGACCCTCCTGCTACCCATGAAGAAG GCAGCAATTCCTCCGTGAAGAGCTGCGGgcgcgagaaagagagagagcgggCAGAGAGGGGGGGCTCAGGTGAGACTGGCACGGGATCCAAAGAAGCAGCCGGGGAAAAGAGGAAGAGGAACCGAGCTGTGGAGAAGGTGATGAACTCCAGCAATCCCTCCAGCCCTGGAGGAGCCAAGCGCCGCAGGACGTAG
- the LOC127419290 gene encoding uncharacterized protein LOC127419290 isoform X1, producing the protein MGEAEIVPSEEKQAETGICTAEESIVWSQEVEVCLFHAMLGHKPVGVNRHFHMICIRDKFSQNIGRQVSSKVIWDHLSTMYDMQALHESEILPFPNSEKSFVLPEEIIQDVKEGKVGSEDDVKEEFKEESDPPATHEEGLGPSTACQDFARYPVRSCSIRCGLWCVRDPDQCLHLHRCASVQNLLNAGMGIFQDVSAKIHQAQIVKVWFREHVESFSHMNWPPQSPDLNPIESLGCAGEDFTEWFDSILPLALFTAHIRRGIVSTYLFFLARQCIHVDRWYFKHY; encoded by the exons ATGGGGGAAGCGGAGATTGTGCCATCCGAAGAGAAACAAGCAGAAACGGGCATCTGTACCGCCGAAGAATCAATAGTATGGAGTCAAGAAGTAGAAGTGTGTCTTTTTCACGCCATGCTGGGCCACAAACCTGTAG GAGTGAATCGTCATTTCCACATGATCTGTATTCGTGATAAGTTCAGTCAGAACATCGGCAGGCAGGTGTCATCTAAAGTCATCTGGGATCACCTCAGCACCATGTATGACATGCAAGCGCTG CACGAATCAGAAATACTCCCTTTTCCAAACTCTGAAAAGAGCTTTGTGCTGCCTGAAGAGATCATACAAGATGTCAAAGAAG GTAAAGTGGGATCTGAGGATGATGTGAAAGAGGAATTCAAAGAAGAGAGTGACCCTCCTGCTACCCATGAAGAAG GTCTGGGTCCCAGTACGGCTTGCCAGGATTTTGCGAG gtatccggtacgctcctgcTCGATCAGGTGCGGCCTGTGGTGCGTCAGGGacccggaccaatgtctccaccttcaTCGTTGTGCATCGGTCCAGAATTTACTGAATGcaggcatgggcatattccaggacgtcAGTGcaaagattcatcaggctcaaattgtgaaagtgtggttcagggagcatgtggaatcattttcacacatgaactggccaccacagagtcctgaccttaaccccattgaaagtctgggatgtgctggagaagactttacagagtggttcgactcaaTACTGCCTTTAGCTTTGTTTACGGCacacattcgtcgtggcattgtttcgacttatttattttttttggccaggcagtgtatacaCGTTGATAGGTGGTATTTCAAACATTattga